The Anopheles gambiae chromosome 2, idAnoGambNW_F1_1, whole genome shotgun sequence genomic sequence TCTTCTTCATTTCGCAAACGGTGTCCCATGTATCGCGGATCGTTTTGGATGATTTCGTTTGCGAAAGCTTTAAGGAGTTGGTGCGGCGAAAGGAAACTGTCTCAACAGTGGCATGCATGGCTAGCAGAAAgctaaacccccccccccccccccccaagccgcacaacacacactcatgcaCGCTTGCTCAAGAGTGCTCCGTGTGGGGTATTGTTGCAACGTGCATGCATTACACACTGCAGTCAGCCGGCTTATAGCTACTGTACATCGCGCGTGCCACACGATCGTGCATACGGATGGTGAAGGAttgcaaaattaaatgaattgaAAAGAATACCTCACACTAACGTACGGGGTATGATAGCAACATTGTGCTAGAGAGAACGCCAGGAGAGCGCCATAGAATGCCCCAGAAGAGAAAGACGAATGCTCGCCGAGGGTGGAGCGATGTGTCTGTTTGTCTGACTGTAAGCCCTTGAAATTGCGGCACACATGCATGCAGCGGTCTTGACGGGAAGGAGGGTAATATCCTGTTTCCTATCGCTGCGCACTGTTCCCCCTGCATTGCATACGTTGAATATCAGAATGGTAAGGCGTTTTTAGCACAAGGCGGTTTTTAGCTCACTGCAGGGACCGCTCGCGCTCTTCACAAATCTTAACGTGTGCGGAAAAATAATACGATTCTTTTCTACGTGCAGCCCTTGGCGCAGAATGATGTGTACGAGGGGGCGTTACTGCGGTGCTTGATAAAATTTTATGCCTCTGCAGGGTAGCATTCCCGCAATGGATAAAAGGGGAAAACTCCAATAAAGATATGCAAGTTCGGTGAATGGTCGGAAAATGTGTTGTGATAACAGTCGCAACCATTCACGTTAAAGGTTAAACGAGGTTGGTGGATATGCTTGAAAGGCAATGTGGATGGGCTAGAAAAAGTTTCatataataaaattttaagGGAAAATCAGTTCAACAAGCTAATCTAAAACATGCGACGTTTGCTTGGTTCTGCAAGAAGCGTGAGCTTTCTTTCCAAAGAATTTGACTGGCATTTGTGGCTTTGCCTCAATCGGCACTACTGACATAAAGATATAAAAAATCAAAGTAAAATCCCCGAAATCGATCTTTATCGCTAGCTGCAAATGCCGTATCTCGTCACTATTATCACAAGGACACAAACGCTTCGGTTAACACAACTGTGTGGTCCCAGTCCCACACGGCTGTGCTAACCCAGACTAAACCAAACCTCTGTGACTCTGTCCTTATTTTCTCTATCAAATTAAATCTTTCTCCGTACCAACAGCTCGATTACCTTTATTATGCGCTAACGTACAACTTCTCCATTTTATCTTTCCCATTGCAGGGCGAGCAGCACAAAACTAGCAGCACCACGTCGAAACGTTGCCTCGAGCGCAACAATTGCACCGACCGAACAGCGTTCGCCGCCGTGCTCTCCCGTGTGCCACGGCATGGAATAAGGAGCGGAGTCTCCACGCCATCGCAGGGCAACGAAGGTCCCGTTGCATCAACGCAGCACGCCTGCCTGCGAACGATGAGCACGGGAAACATGTTGCCAAGGGCTGTAGAGCAGCACTGGGAAGTAGAACAGCCGCGCCGACATTGGCTTCGTCAGCGACACTGTACGTCTGTGTAGGACGTGTCATTGTATAGTGTGTTTCTCCTCCGACCGGTAAAAAGGCTAGCATTTCTAAGAAGCTAGATGCGTTGTGACACCCCTTACCAACTCGCTCGGCAGCCAGACCGGACGACGAACCGGCACTGTCAACCAGTGCGAAAAAGCTGGTCCGACTCCGCACGACGATGCACGACTGAGGAGAGGCTGCAGCTGAATAAATAGAAGGCAAACACAATTTCAATGATAATCATCATCTGATAGCGGAAATAATCGCAACCAATTTCGACACCAGGCTGCAGCCACGGGAAAGCTTTGGTGCACGGCACCAACTTAAAGCACAACGATCCGACGCTTGTGCCCTTGCGCCGTCTTCTCGAGGGCTTTTTGGCGACTgttccatgtgtgtgtgtgcgagacaCGATAAAATAGATAGCACTTCAGTAGcagtgcgtgtttgtgtgtgctagtgtgtgtgtttgtgtagggaagtgtaaacagtgtgagtgtgcatcGAGAGCAACGGTGTCCAAAATGTGTTCCAATACGAACTGCACACGGACGAAAATGAGTGCGTGGCGCTCCACAGACGACACAGTGCCACTTAGCACCAAACCGATGCCGACCGGTCGAAGAAAACCGAGTTCCTGGAAGGTCGGCGTGCTGgtgacgctgctgctggcaaTGCAGCTGCTCGTCAGCCCAGCGCACGGTACGGAAGAATCGGACTTTACGAAACAGTGCAGCAACTGCAAGTGCAGCTGGAAGAGCGGTCGCAAGAGTGCGGACTGTACGAACCAGCGGCTACCGGTCGTACCGCAGGAGCTGAGCAACGAGCTGCAGATCCTGGACCTGTCGCACAACCAGATCGACGAGCTGCCGGCGAAAACGTTCGAGGCCGCCCACCAGACGAACCTGCAGAAGCTGTACCTGCGCCACAACAGCATGAAGCGGGTCGATCGGGATGCGTTCCGCAACCTGACCATCCTGATCGAGCTCGACATGGCGAACAACAACCTGACCGCGCTCGAGGCGGGCGTCTTTGACGATCTCACCAAGATCCGGGTCATCATCCTGAACAACAACCAGATCGAGCGGATCGATAAGAACCTGTTCTACGGCCTGCAGTACCTGACGAAGGTGCACCTGCGCACCAACCGGCTGGTGCGGATCGCGCTGAACAGCTTCGTGAACGTGCCGAACCTGTCGCAGATCGAGCTCGACTATAATGAGCTCCAGGCACTGCGCAAGGAATCCTTCTCCGGCCTGGAGAAGCTGACCAGCCTGTCGCTCACGAACAACCCGTGGAACTGCAGCTGCACGCTACGCAGCTTCGCCGAGTACGTGCTGGCGAAGAACCTGTACACCTCGCCGACCGCCTGCAGTGTGCCGAAAGTGCTCGCCGGCCGCCAGTGGACCGAGATCGAGCTGGACGACTTTGCCTGCCCGCCCGCCATCGTCGAGAACCGGATGCAGTTCCCGGGGGCGGGCGAAAACGCTACCTTCATCTGTAAGGTAACCGGGCTGCCACTGCCGAAGATTGACTGGCTGTTCCAGAAGCGGTCCTTCTCGCGCCACGACCAGCGGCTGCGCGTAACCGAGGCCGTGCGGACGAGTCCGCGCGACCAGAGCGAGGTGCTCGTGTCCGAGCTGACCATCGTCGGCGTGCGGCCGTCCGATCGCGGCACGTACGTGTGCAAGGCGACCAACCGGGGCGGTATCGACGAGAGCGAGCAGTTCTTCGACCTGAAGGCGGACCCGCACCCGATCACGTCCGCGACCCGCTCGAAGGATATCCTGCAGATCGTGCTGatcgtcgtggtggtggtgctgctctTCGTCATCCTCAGCTGGGTGCTGGTGTACTGCATCTGCTGCCGGAAGCGGCGGTTCAAGAAAAACTCCGCAATGAGAGAGAACGGCCAGATGAACACGAAGATGATGGACAAGTCGCAGAACGAATCGATACTGGACGGTGGGTCCGTGATGGTCGACATGCAGAAGAGCCTGCTGACGGAGGTGAACCCGGTGGAGAAGCCGCCCCGCCGGGCCGACATTGATGCCGGCGAAAAGGGTCCGGGCAGCGGGggccagagctcggtcggcgGTGACTACGACGAGAAGCACGAGGCCAAGCGAACGCTACTGGAAGAGACAGGTTTTGGTGAGTAGGGAGCGCGTGCTATGCGTGTTATGCTTGTACATttattcgtttgttttgcttcttaaGGATTGTTTGATAGTTTAGTgatgactttttttatttgctgatTGCTTTACTTTTATGTTTTGTATTAATTTTGCTGTTCGAAACAGACAATTGGTAGCAGCAATGTGTTTATGAACAAACCAGAACCTTAACAGTCCGTATTGTCGAggagattgcatactttacggCGTTCTGTGTAAATCTGTGGATTTCATCGGTAAAAACACCTTAAAGTAGCAAAAACACACTAAATTATGACAACTTTATAGGAGTTGTTTTATTCGTATGCTTATCGGTAATGCTTATTGGAACTGTGTTTTATCATGCTTAGTATGACTTTGTTCTACATTGTcatgttttactttatttgcttttgtggatctctcttttttttctatttcgcTCAATTAATCTTTGCACATGCTTTACGTTGCAAGAGAGCGTAGCtttgaacctttttttctatttgccGCCCAATTTGGCTTAGCGTTCATTCGCCCCTTTGGAAGCAGACAAACTCCCATTTCATAAgatctttcttctttctccatTTCTATCCCCCTCTAATCGATGCGTTCTTTTCTAGTCGCCCAGGATGAGGAAACAGCTTCGGTGGCGCTGTCGGACTCGAACCCGCGCTCCCGTGCCACCTTCGTAGATGACGGCTGCGGCACCAACCTGCCGCCGGACCTGCTGGCCTTCCCGGCCCGCTTCCCCCAGTCGCCCTCGATACAGAGCTCGATGTCGAACATCCACGACGGGCGCATCTACGGTAAATCGCCGCTGGCCAGCCCAATCTACCAGACCGGACCGGGCACCAGCCTGGGCGGCGGTGCGTCCGCCCAGATGCCGGCCGGGTTCCGCACGCTGCAGCATCCGAAGACGGGTCGCACGATAGCGATTGCGGCGGCCCGCTCGAACTCACCATTCACGCCGGCGCCCCTCATCTATCCGCCGCTCGCCCTCAAACACCAGGGGTACGTGACAATCCCGCGCAAACAGCGCACCCCCAGCTGGACACCGTCGATGAGCTCGGCGGTGACGGCCGAGCTGCTGCCGGCGGGCAGCGCCGGTCACAGTGGGGCCACCAGTCCCACCTCCCCCATCGACCTGTCGCTCGGCGAGCCGGTGTACGACAATCTCGGTCTGCGGACGACCGCGTCCGGCAACTCGACGCTCAAGCTGAACAAAACGGGCCTGCGGGGGACACCGCTCGGGTCGACGGCGGCCGGCACCGCGCTCACCTCGACACCGATGGCAAAGTACAGCATGAAGGATCGGCCGCTGCCGGCCACACCCGGCGGCCAGACGGCAACGCCCAACAGCTCGCTGCTGGGGCACGGTGGTGGCAACTACGAGGCTATACCGGAGGCACTGCCCTACGGTGCGGGACAATCAATGGTGGCCGGTGGGTTGAGCGGGTTCGATCTCGATCAGTCCTCCATCTACGGTCCGGTGGTGGGGACGACCACGAACCGTAGCAAAGTTCCGCCCAGGCCACCGCCCAAGCCGAAGAAGAAGGTAGTCCTCCCGGCAGCGGGTGGCATCGTGACGACCGGGGACGATCAGAGCTCGGCACCGAGCGGCCAGATGGCGACTGCTGGTGGTGACAGTAGCGGCATCAACACCAGCACTAccaacaccagcaccagcccGCTGGTAGCCGAAGACTGCGACGACGGTACCGAGGTCTAGTGGGAGCGGCAATCGCTCACCTTCCGCCACGGGACCAACAGACGCGTGCGCACACGGCACTTTTCGTAGGCCCTCCTGTTAGTATGGTAGTGCGTGAGTATGAGACCATAATTTAATTCTAGCCCTTAGTATGTTCCACCACTCGACTGGGTGTGTGCGCAAGCGACAATGACGTCGGCATACTAGCAAACCCTTAACGATCGAATCGAGCGTAGGTCGAATGCACACGGACACGATGGTCGAGTGGACCCGGATATATGACGATTATAGGGGTGAAACGCACAGTAAAAACAAAGTAGTTTAGTAAAGAAGTAAGgcgtaagcgacgaaccgatCCTCTAAAGCAGCAATGAAATTTGAAAGTTTGCGAAGATCACGAGCAGAAACGAACTTGTAACGGAAATAGCTTTAGCGAGCCATAAACGGTAACGGTGTAGATTTATGGCGAGCTCGTGTTAAGTAAGAGATAGCTAATTTTCGAAAGAACGAAAATCTAAGGTGATTAAACCACAAGCATATACGTGCATACACAAGCAGATGTCGCGAGGGGAAACGAAATTATTGCCGAACGACTCGGACTCGTTTAAGggataatattatttttcttacattttttacattcgcAATTACGTAGCATTACATCCACTCTCATagtgtatttaatttttaacgaaaaCAATAGTGTAAGTCAAGTGTAACCGTCACGAAGGAGGATCATCGCTTTCGCGATCGTGCACACCTGTGGGTGTGTTGTATTTGGTAGGATTTTTTTCTCCGAACCCAACTAGAGTGTAAACTCGGAGTGTGCGTTCCGAGGACACACATACCGATCACGCTTTACCCACGATACCCACAGTGAACATGTTCGTTAGCTTTAGGTTAAGAGCGTTAGATCGTTGGGTACGAACGAACGTTATGATGAGGATTTCATTGCCGACAAAGCATTTGGAGAGGAGGCTGTTAGAGGCTGTTGTAGTCATGTGCAGTGCAGGACGACGGTGGCAATAGACAGAGATGATACCGAGCGAGCAGCAACACAGCTATAGACAGTGAGCGTGAGTGTCATATTTTCTTTGTGAGAAAACTTTTTTGCTACCCTCCTTTGTGAAAGCTTCCTCAAGGGCTTCGTAGAGGACTTTGGTTtgcaaaaaatttaaatagaaACAAATGCTCATAATCCAACCGGATGATGATAATTTACCATAACATGTGCGCTGTCCTGtttgcaatttttctttctccatGAAAGGGGCTTCCGCAACACTGCACCGAGCAATGTCCGGAATATCCTTGTTAACTCGTTTCACAACTCGCACCGCTTTACCCCACCGGTATCCAAAACGGCATGTCACCGTAGCTCCGGGGTCACGTGTCGGTGGATAATTATTACAAATGAGCTGGAAAGGAACGACTCATGTTTCACAGTGTCGTTACTTTCATAAACACTGTGTACGCTCCGGTTTCCGGTTGTTGTTTATTATTCTAACAGCTGCTAACAGCGCCACTAACGAACCATCGTTTTGTGCGCTGCATCGTCCCTGACCGCCTCTCGGCAGGAATGGAatggtggcaaaaaaaaaaaaaacgatacagaCAACAGTAAAACACGAGAACGAGAACCAATTTCGCTTAACCGGCACAGCACGGTCGAGCTTAATCCGGGCACTGAGTACCGCCTGTCGAACCCCGGGTGAGATGAAAGCAGCTTTTCCTCTTGATTTTAATTACGTGATTACTCGTTGCACTTGAGAAATagcaacttttttttgtattactaTTATTCGCCACTTCGTTTATTCTATCCCGTTTTTGTCTCCACACGTTTACCAGTCCGTCCGTCCCGCGGTACAGGGAAGCGTCACGTGGTGTGataatgttttaaataaatctTTCTATTACCATCCGCTACCGTTCTGCTCATACCGGTTTGGGTTTTGCGAGCGAGCTGAAGTCGCaaagaatgaagaaaaactgattaaaaaaaaacgaaaccatttTGTATGGTTTCGTTCTCGTTTCCCCGCTTGTGTCCTTTTTTGCTGTACGTTTCACCCTCTTTCACAACTCTTTTTCACGCTCTCCTTGCTCTGGTTATgtttctactgctgctgctgctactgttcaAGAGCTCGTCCTTTGCAGGGTGAAGAATAGAACCACGACACGACGCGGATCCTTACCGTTTTAATTTCCGAAACGAAACACACTAAATAACAGTGCCAATTGACTGAACAAAAATCCGAAGGTGTGGATGAGATgaaggagatagagagagagagagagagagagagagagagagagagagagagagaaggcgAGAAGAGGAAAAGGAGAAACGAACAAGCAGTTGCGTTAGGGAAACCTCTTCATTATCGAAAGAGAATAATTGCAACAGCTACtacaaaaaagatgaaaacacaggaaaataggaaaaaagtaaacagGCACTAAAGTTAGGGCG encodes the following:
- the LOC1273631 gene encoding uncharacterized protein LOC1273631, whose translation is MCSNTNCTRTKMSAWRSTDDTVPLSTKPMPTGRRKPSSWKVGVLVTLLLAMQLLVSPAHGTEESDFTKQCSNCKCSWKSGRKSADCTNQRLPVVPQELSNELQILDLSHNQIDELPAKTFEAAHQTNLQKLYLRHNSMKRVDRDAFRNLTILIELDMANNNLTALEAGVFDDLTKIRVIILNNNQIERIDKNLFYGLQYLTKVHLRTNRLVRIALNSFVNVPNLSQIELDYNELQALRKESFSGLEKLTSLSLTNNPWNCSCTLRSFAEYVLAKNLYTSPTACSVPKVLAGRQWTEIELDDFACPPAIVENRMQFPGAGENATFICKVTGLPLPKIDWLFQKRSFSRHDQRLRVTEAVRTSPRDQSEVLVSELTIVGVRPSDRGTYVCKATNRGGIDESEQFFDLKADPHPITSATRSKDILQIVLIVVVVVLLFVILSWVLVYCICCRKRRFKKNSAMRENGQMNTKMMDKSQNESILDGGSVMVDMQKSLLTEVNPVEKPPRRADIDAGEKGPGSGGQSSVGGDYDEKHEAKRTLLEETGFVAQDEETASVALSDSNPRSRATFVDDGCGTNLPPDLLAFPARFPQSPSIQSSMSNIHDGRIYGKSPLASPIYQTGPGTSLGGGASAQMPAGFRTLQHPKTGRTIAIAAARSNSPFTPAPLIYPPLALKHQGYVTIPRKQRTPSWTPSMSSAVTAELLPAGSAGHSGATSPTSPIDLSLGEPVYDNLGLRTTASGNSTLKLNKTGLRGTPLGSTAAGTALTSTPMAKYSMKDRPLPATPGGQTATPNSSLLGHGGGNYEAIPEALPYGAGQSMVAGGLSGFDLDQSSIYGPVVGTTTNRSKVPPRPPPKPKKKVVLPAAGGIVTTGDDQSSAPSGQMATAGGDSSGINTSTTNTSTSPLVAEDCDDGTEV